From one Caminicella sporogenes DSM 14501 genomic stretch:
- a CDS encoding sigma-70 family RNA polymerase sigma factor codes for MANEILMTIRAGKKKKNEVSIQEPIGVDKEGNEISLIDILGTDTDSVVDEVELKLQIKNLYKKMTNVLKNREKIVIEHRYGLANGGCKTQREIAKMLGISRSYVSRIEKKALNKLKKAFNNCSLEDLKK; via the coding sequence ATAGCAAATGAAATTCTTATGACAATAAGAGCTGGCAAAAAGAAGAAAAATGAAGTCTCTATTCAAGAACCTATAGGCGTAGATAAAGAAGGGAATGAAATATCTTTAATAGATATTTTAGGAACTGACACAGATTCAGTTGTTGATGAAGTAGAACTAAAATTACAGATAAAAAATTTATACAAAAAAATGACTAATGTCTTAAAAAACAGAGAAAAAATAGTAATAGAACATAGATATGGATTAGCTAATGGTGGCTGTAAAACTCAAAGAGAAATAGCTAAAATGTTAGGAATTTCTCGCTCATATGTTTCAAGGATAGAAAAAAAAGCTCTAAACAAATTAAAAAAAGCTTTTAATAATTGTAGCTTAGAAGACCTAAAAAAATAA
- a CDS encoding recombinase family protein, with product MKGAIYSRKSKFTSKGESTKNQIEMCKEYAKNHFNINEFIIYEDEGFSGGDAKRPEFIKMLEDAKKNKFKILICYRLDRISRNISDFSNLIELLQNNGISFVSIREQFDTSTPMGRAMMYIASVFAQLERETIAERIRDNMLQLAKTGRWLGGKTPTGYESKPITYIDSNMKQKKMFKLSPIEEELKIVEKIYSKYIEFQSLSKLETYCIQKGIKSKNDKYFTKYTLKTILTNPVYAKADTDIYNYFLEKGAQIASSKSEFNGNYGIMAYNKKNVKKGKSVKDKDISEWIIAVGKHKGIISGKDWILVQNNLIKNKSKAPRQGTSNTALLSGLIKCKKCGSFLRVKYGSRIKGCNERYHYYVCNNKEISRGKLCNINNLVGRHADEKVADMLKEMIKNGIIDDIDKIKKDLKNEEFQNKKILKKINENKLTIQNLLEQLKQNKSEIVAKYIFSEIEKIDRENENLKSKLNNKTTEDEIFNIEILKNTMIKFLNTYDKSSFNQKRNMLKSIIEKIEWDGENLYIHIL from the coding sequence ATGAAAGGTGCAATATATTCTAGAAAATCTAAATTTACAAGTAAAGGTGAATCAACTAAAAATCAAATAGAAATGTGTAAAGAATATGCAAAAAATCATTTTAATATTAATGAATTTATTATTTATGAAGACGAAGGCTTTTCAGGTGGAGATGCTAAAAGACCTGAATTTATAAAAATGCTCGAAGATGCAAAAAAAAATAAATTCAAAATACTCATCTGCTATAGGCTTGACCGCATTAGTAGAAATATATCAGATTTTTCTAACCTCATTGAACTGCTTCAAAATAATGGAATATCTTTTGTATCTATAAGAGAACAATTTGATACCTCTACTCCTATGGGTAGAGCTATGATGTATATAGCATCTGTTTTTGCACAACTTGAACGCGAAACCATAGCTGAAAGAATTAGAGATAATATGCTTCAGCTCGCAAAGACTGGAAGATGGCTCGGCGGAAAAACTCCAACCGGATATGAAAGCAAACCAATAACATATATAGATTCTAATATGAAACAGAAAAAAATGTTTAAATTATCTCCTATAGAAGAAGAACTAAAAATAGTAGAAAAAATATACAGTAAATATATAGAATTTCAAAGCCTGTCTAAACTTGAAACATACTGCATACAAAAAGGCATAAAATCAAAAAATGATAAATATTTTACCAAATATACACTTAAAACTATTTTAACAAACCCCGTATATGCTAAAGCTGATACGGATATTTACAACTATTTTCTTGAAAAAGGTGCTCAAATTGCAAGTTCTAAAAGCGAATTCAATGGCAACTACGGTATAATGGCTTATAATAAGAAAAATGTAAAAAAGGGGAAATCTGTAAAAGATAAAGATATTTCCGAATGGATAATTGCTGTTGGAAAGCATAAAGGCATTATATCAGGTAAAGACTGGATATTAGTACAAAATAATCTTATTAAAAATAAATCAAAAGCTCCAAGACAAGGAACTTCTAATACTGCTCTTTTAAGTGGTTTAATTAAATGTAAAAAATGTGGTTCTTTTCTTAGGGTTAAATATGGAAGCAGAATAAAAGGATGTAATGAAAGATACCATTATTATGTTTGTAATAATAAAGAAATTTCTAGGGGAAAATTATGCAATATCAACAACTTAGTTGGCAGACATGCAGATGAAAAAGTAGCAGATATGTTAAAAGAAATGATAAAAAATGGAATAATTGATGATATAGATAAAATAAAAAAAGATTTAAAAAATGAAGAATTTCAAAATAAAAAAATACTAAAAAAAATAAATGAAAATAAATTGACTATTCAAAACCTGCTGGAACAATTAAAACAAAACAAAAGTGAAATCGTAGCAAAATATATATTCAGTGAAATTGAAAAAATAGATAGAGAAAATGAAAATCTCAAATCTAAACTAAATAATAAAACTACAGAAGACGAAATTTTCAATATTGAAATTTTAAAAAATACAATGATTAAATTTTTAAATACTTATGATAAATCAAGCTTTAATCAAAAAAGAAATATGTTAAAATCCATAATTGAAAAAATTGAATGGGATGGTGAAAACCTCTATATACACATATTATAA
- a CDS encoding sigma-70 family RNA polymerase sigma factor, translated as MWLSFPKFSFFLMKFLFLVVSFVSNNTSFPKPLSPEEEEKYLMLYSQGDNEAKNILIEKNLRLVAHVVKKYHNSGYNIDDLISIGTIGLIKAITTFDASKGTRLATYAARCIENAIHTKCNEEVYEFMDFYNMCI; from the coding sequence ATGTGGTTAAGTTTTCCGAAATTTTCATTTTTTTTAATGAAATTTTTATTTTTAGTAGTCTCATTTGTATCAAATAATACTTCTTTTCCAAAGCCTTTATCTCCAGAAGAAGAAGAAAAGTATTTAATGCTTTATTCTCAAGGAGATAATGAAGCAAAGAATATACTAATTGAAAAAAATCTTAGATTAGTTGCCCATGTAGTAAAAAAATATCATAACTCAGGGTATAATATAGATGATTTAATTTCAATAGGAACAATAGGATTAATAAAGGCAATAACAACATTTGATGCTAGTAAAGGTACGAGATTGGCAACTTATGCAGCAAGATGTATTGAAAATGCTATACATACAAAATGCAATGAGGAAGTTTACGAATTTATGGATTTTTATAATATGTGTATATAG
- a CDS encoding peptidoglycan D,D-transpeptidase FtsI family protein, with protein sequence MSVKDNKDKSEKGLKKLRKRLTIMFTLVTVILICLIGRLCYIQIIKGNDLRQMAVKQWSETVSIVDKRGKIYDRNYIPLTSRVKEDYIIIHPSIKLNDKVLNLLSISTKLDVETLKKVLSKKDRYKKLLIKYYDIDILRELLSMGIQTVEITKRYDGSKLASHIIGYIKESENAGMSGLEKYFDTELTKDRGTVISVVKDAKNRIIPGFGYAVYKEDDNKKENIVTTIDYNIQKISEKEFDKYNFDGSVVVLDSKSGDILAMVSRPNFDPDNVANYLNSNNMELYNKAVQISFPPGSIFKIIVAAAAIEKKLVDMQQNFYCKGYEKLGKDIIIKCHSYEKGGHGNLNLKQAFAASCNSVFIQIGQILGGEEILNMAKKFGLGKKTGIKIDKETEGVLPTEDYVKGAGIGNISIGQGCLEVTPLQVAKFTNIIANNGVDVGVRLVKEIISDNGKIKKKFKKDSINRVISSDTAQKIKDMMIQTVEEGTGRSAKIDDIEVAGKTGSAETVVGGQKTVHAWFTGFFDGKKSRYVITIIAERKGSGGKFAAPIFKNIAKRLIEMGY encoded by the coding sequence ATGTCTGTTAAAGATAACAAAGATAAGTCTGAAAAAGGATTAAAAAAATTGAGAAAAAGACTTACTATAATGTTTACGTTAGTAACAGTTATTTTAATTTGTTTAATAGGAAGATTATGCTATATACAAATTATTAAAGGGAATGATTTAAGGCAAATGGCTGTAAAACAGTGGAGTGAAACAGTCAGTATTGTAGACAAAAGAGGTAAGATTTATGATAGGAATTATATACCTTTAACTAGTAGGGTAAAAGAAGATTATATTATTATACATCCAAGTATAAAATTAAATGATAAAGTTTTAAATCTTTTAAGCATATCAACGAAACTTGATGTAGAAACGTTGAAAAAAGTTTTATCTAAAAAAGATAGATATAAAAAACTGCTGATAAAATATTATGATATAGATATACTTAGAGAATTATTAAGTATGGGTATACAGACAGTGGAGATTACAAAGAGATATGATGGAAGTAAATTGGCATCTCATATAATAGGATATATAAAAGAATCTGAAAATGCTGGAATGTCGGGATTAGAAAAGTATTTTGACACAGAGCTTACAAAAGATAGAGGAACTGTAATTAGTGTAGTAAAAGATGCAAAGAACAGAATTATTCCGGGATTTGGCTATGCAGTATATAAAGAAGATGATAATAAAAAAGAAAATATAGTAACAACCATAGACTATAATATTCAAAAAATTAGTGAAAAGGAATTTGATAAATATAATTTTGATGGAAGTGTTGTAGTTCTCGATAGTAAGAGTGGCGACATTTTGGCAATGGTAAGCAGACCAAATTTCGATCCGGATAATGTAGCAAATTATTTAAACAGCAATAATATGGAATTATATAATAAAGCTGTACAAATATCATTTCCACCCGGGTCAATTTTTAAAATAATAGTTGCAGCAGCAGCTATTGAAAAAAAATTAGTAGACATGCAGCAGAATTTTTACTGTAAGGGATATGAAAAATTAGGTAAAGATATAATTATTAAATGTCACAGTTATGAAAAAGGCGGACATGGCAATTTGAATTTAAAACAAGCATTTGCAGCTTCATGTAATTCTGTTTTTATTCAAATCGGACAAATTTTAGGTGGAGAAGAAATATTAAATATGGCTAAAAAATTCGGATTAGGAAAAAAAACCGGAATAAAAATAGATAAAGAAACCGAAGGAGTACTTCCAACAGAGGATTATGTTAAAGGAGCTGGTATAGGGAATATTTCTATAGGACAGGGTTGTTTGGAAGTAACTCCTCTTCAAGTGGCTAAATTTACCAATATAATTGCAAATAATGGAGTAGATGTGGGAGTGAGATTAGTTAAGGAAATCATAAGTGATAATGGGAAAATCAAAAAGAAATTTAAAAAAGACAGTATCAATAGAGTTATTTCATCAGATACAGCACAAAAAATAAAGGATATGATGATTCAAACAGTTGAGGAAGGAACTGGAAGATCAGCTAAGATAGATGATATTGAAGTTGCTGGCAAAACTGGTTCAGCTGAAACAGTTGTAGGAGGGCAAAAAACAGTCCATGCATGGTTTACTGGTTTTTTTGATGGAAAAAAATCAAGATATGTTATAACGATAATAGCTGAAAGAAAAGGAAGTGGTGGAAAATTTGCAGCACCTATATTTAAAAATATAGCTAAAAGACTTATTGAAATGGGTTATTGA
- the udk gene encoding uridine kinase → MKKPIIIGITGGTGSGKSTVAKAIYKSLPENSIAVIEQDAYYKDQRHLSFEERTKMNYDHPLAFDTELLLEHLNALLNGQPIEKPIYDFTNHIRKDETIKVEPRDIIMLEGIMILEDKRLRDLMDIKIFVDTDADVRVIRRIIRDMKERGRTLESIINQYLFTVKPAHQQFIEPTKKYADIIIPEGGYNKVAIDIVVTKVKSIIQEKQNI, encoded by the coding sequence TTGAAAAAACCTATTATAATAGGAATTACTGGTGGAACTGGTTCAGGAAAAAGTACTGTAGCAAAAGCTATTTATAAATCTTTGCCAGAAAATAGCATTGCGGTAATTGAGCAGGATGCTTATTATAAAGACCAAAGGCATTTATCGTTTGAAGAAAGAACAAAGATGAACTATGATCACCCTTTAGCATTTGACACCGAACTTTTATTAGAGCATTTAAATGCTCTTTTAAATGGACAACCGATAGAAAAACCTATATACGATTTTACAAATCATATTAGAAAAGATGAAACAATTAAAGTAGAGCCGAGAGATATAATAATGTTAGAAGGTATTATGATATTAGAAGATAAAAGACTTAGAGACTTAATGGATATAAAAATATTTGTAGATACAGATGCTGATGTTAGAGTAATAAGAAGGATTATAAGAGATATGAAAGAAAGAGGTAGGACTCTTGAGTCAATAATAAATCAATATCTTTTTACGGTAAAACCAGCTCATCAGCAATTTATTGAACCTACAAAAAAATATGCTGATATTATTATACCTGAAGGTGGATATAATAAAGTAGCTATTGATATAGTAGTAACAAAAGTTAAATCTATAATTCAGGAAAAACAAAATATTTAA
- a CDS encoding peptidase U32 family protein has translation MNKVELLAPAGDLEKLKYAIIYGADAVYIGGQTFGLRTSAKNFSFEEMNEGIKFAHDRGKKVYVTLNIIPHNDDLRQLPEYLKKLSTMDIDAVILSDPGVLMYVREHAPNLEIHLSTQANNTNFMSANFWYKQGVKRIILARELSLKEISEIRKNTPEDLELEAFIHGAMCISYSGRCLLSSYMANRDSNRGECAHPCRWKYYLVEEKRPGEYIPVFEDEKGTYFFNSKDLCMVNYIPELIKAGLSSLKIEGRMKSIYYVANTVRVYRKAIDDYYKLGENYKIDPEWIEELGKVSHRKFTTGFYFGRPNEEAQLYASSSYIRDYDFLGIVLDYDESTGYATIEQRNRMFKGDFIEIIGPDYKLIKQKINVMLDDKGHEIDVAPHAQQKIKILMDKPVDKYFILRRKRKDD, from the coding sequence GTGAATAAAGTAGAATTATTAGCACCTGCGGGAGATTTGGAAAAATTGAAATATGCCATAATATATGGTGCTGATGCAGTATACATAGGAGGTCAAACTTTTGGATTAAGGACAAGTGCAAAAAACTTTTCATTTGAAGAAATGAATGAAGGTATAAAATTTGCACATGACAGAGGTAAAAAGGTATATGTAACATTAAATATAATTCCCCATAATGATGATTTAAGGCAGCTACCTGAATATTTAAAAAAATTAAGCACGATGGATATAGATGCAGTTATTTTATCTGATCCGGGAGTTTTGATGTATGTAAGAGAACATGCTCCAAATTTGGAAATTCATTTAAGTACGCAGGCAAACAATACAAATTTTATGAGTGCTAATTTCTGGTATAAACAAGGTGTTAAAAGAATAATATTGGCAAGAGAATTGTCTTTAAAAGAAATAAGTGAAATAAGAAAAAATACGCCAGAAGATTTAGAACTTGAAGCTTTTATACATGGGGCAATGTGTATATCATATTCAGGTAGATGTCTTTTAAGCAGTTACATGGCAAATAGGGATTCAAACAGGGGAGAATGTGCTCATCCGTGTAGATGGAAGTATTATTTAGTGGAAGAGAAAAGACCCGGTGAATACATACCGGTTTTTGAAGATGAGAAAGGAACATATTTTTTTAATTCTAAAGATTTGTGTATGGTAAACTACATACCAGAACTTATAAAAGCAGGACTTAGCAGTTTAAAAATTGAGGGTAGAATGAAAAGTATATATTATGTCGCTAATACTGTAAGGGTATATAGAAAAGCAATAGATGATTATTATAAATTAGGTGAGAATTATAAAATAGATCCTGAATGGATTGAAGAACTTGGAAAAGTAAGTCATAGAAAATTTACAACTGGATTTTATTTTGGAAGACCAAATGAAGAAGCTCAGCTTTATGCTTCAAGTTCTTATATAAGAGATTATGATTTTCTTGGCATTGTTTTGGATTATGATGAAAGTACTGGATATGCAACTATTGAGCAGAGAAATAGGATGTTTAAGGGAGATTTTATTGAAATAATTGGTCCAGATTATAAACTCATTAAGCAAAAAATAAATGTTATGTTAGATGATAAAGGACATGAAATAGATGTTGCTCCTCATGCACAGCAAAAAATAAAAATTCTTATGGATAAACCTGTAGATAAATATTTTATATTAAGAAGAAAAAGGAAGGATGATTAG
- a CDS encoding O-methyltransferase: protein MVSNIVNELVEEYIRNMIPKSSGIIYEMEEYARENNVPIIQPEVAKFLEVVIKASSIKSILEIGTAIGYSATVFTRAMNIKGKVVTIEKNEEMFEIASKNIKKAGYEKNIEIKFGDAVDVLPKIEGKFDMIFLDAAKGHYQKFFSLCYEKLNDGGIIVSDNVLYKGMIASNKYVKRRKITIVKRMRKYLDYISKHPNLTTSIIPIGDGVALSYKNREEL, encoded by the coding sequence ATGGTGAGTAACATTGTAAATGAATTGGTTGAAGAATATATTAGAAATATGATTCCAAAAAGCTCGGGAATAATATATGAAATGGAAGAATATGCAAGAGAAAATAATGTTCCTATTATACAGCCTGAGGTTGCAAAGTTTTTAGAGGTAGTAATAAAGGCAAGTAGTATAAAAAGTATACTTGAGATAGGAACTGCAATAGGTTATTCTGCCACAGTATTTACTAGAGCCATGAATATAAAAGGAAAAGTTGTAACCATAGAAAAGAATGAAGAAATGTTTGAAATAGCATCTAAAAACATAAAAAAAGCTGGATATGAAAAAAATATAGAAATAAAATTTGGTGATGCAGTAGATGTTCTTCCCAAAATTGAAGGGAAATTTGATATGATTTTTTTAGATGCAGCAAAAGGACATTATCAGAAGTTTTTTTCTCTATGCTATGAAAAATTAAATGATGGAGGAATTATAGTTTCTGACAATGTGCTTTATAAGGGAATGATAGCATCTAACAAATATGTCAAAAGGAGAAAAATAACGATAGTTAAAAGAATGAGGAAATATTTGGATTATATATCTAAACATCCTAATTTGACAACTAGTATTATTCCCATTGGAGATGGTGTAGCATTATCTTATAAAAATAGGGAGGAGTTATAG
- the mltG gene encoding endolytic transglycosylase MltG, whose product MDSSINKGRSLIIKLSIFIIALVALLFYFNSLKGPVDKNDNKNIIINIPRGSSSSKIASILKENHLIKSKFVFKLVSKQKKADNLFKAGSYRFKKSMSMYQIIDKIISGDVYKETVRITIPEGFELKQIVDRIVNNDKLNIDREKLMYVIENGDFDFKFLKGIPKGKNRLEGFLFPDTYEFEKNITEKEIIYKMLKRFDEVFKKEYYERAEQLNMSVVEVVTLASIIEKEAKLDEERAIISSVFHNRLKKNMLLQSCATVQYALGKRKERLTYKDLEINSPFNTYKRFGLPPMPIASPGKASIKAALYPADTDYLYFVSNGDGSHTFSKSYSAHLRAKNRNY is encoded by the coding sequence ATGGATTCCTCTATTAACAAAGGAAGAAGTTTAATAATTAAATTGAGCATATTTATAATTGCTTTAGTAGCTTTATTATTTTATTTTAATAGTTTAAAAGGACCTGTGGATAAAAATGATAATAAAAATATAATAATTAATATTCCTAGAGGTTCATCGTCTAGTAAAATAGCATCTATTTTAAAAGAAAATCATCTTATAAAGAGCAAATTTGTTTTTAAATTAGTAAGTAAACAGAAAAAAGCGGACAATTTATTTAAAGCAGGTAGTTATAGATTTAAAAAGTCAATGAGTATGTATCAAATTATAGATAAGATTATATCTGGAGATGTTTATAAAGAAACAGTAAGAATTACAATTCCAGAAGGATTTGAATTGAAGCAGATTGTCGATAGAATTGTAAACAATGATAAATTAAATATTGATAGAGAAAAATTGATGTATGTTATAGAAAATGGCGATTTTGATTTTAAATTTTTAAAAGGAATTCCTAAAGGGAAGAATAGGTTAGAAGGTTTTCTTTTTCCAGATACATATGAATTTGAAAAAAATATAACAGAAAAAGAAATAATATATAAGATGTTAAAAAGATTTGATGAAGTTTTTAAGAAAGAGTATTATGAAAGAGCTGAGCAGTTGAATATGAGTGTAGTGGAAGTTGTCACATTAGCTTCTATAATTGAAAAAGAAGCAAAACTTGATGAAGAAAGAGCTATTATTTCAAGTGTCTTTCATAATAGATTAAAAAAGAATATGCTTCTTCAATCGTGTGCAACAGTACAATATGCACTGGGAAAGAGAAAAGAAAGATTGACATATAAAGATTTAGAAATAAATTCTCCATTTAATACTTATAAAAGATTTGGACTTCCACCTATGCCGATAGCTTCTCCGGGAAAAGCATCTATAAAAGCAGCACTTTATCCAGCTGATACTGATTATTTGTATTTTGTTTCAAATGGAGATGGGAGTCATACATTTAGTAAAAGCTATAGTGCACATTTAAGAGCAAAAAATAGGAATTACTAA
- a CDS encoding lysine exporter LysO family protein, with the protein MTLQILLSVVLGIIFGYIMTPEMLIGNIDFVIDVGLCLLLFFVGIDIGGNKSILKDIREYGYKIILVPFMIVIGTLFGSIIASFLINLSLIESAAVGAGLGWYSLSAIELSKYSAKLGTIAFLANVLREITSIIMIPLIAKHIGYIETVAAAGATSMDTALPVITKATNSSISVISFFSGLILTSIVPILVPLIIGLNF; encoded by the coding sequence ATGACTTTACAAATATTATTATCTGTAGTTTTAGGTATAATTTTTGGATATATAATGACTCCCGAGATGTTAATAGGAAATATTGATTTTGTCATTGATGTGGGTTTGTGTCTTTTATTATTTTTTGTGGGAATAGATATTGGAGGAAATAAGAGTATTTTAAAAGATATAAGAGAATATGGCTATAAAATTATATTAGTACCTTTTATGATTGTAATAGGTACTTTATTTGGAAGTATAATAGCAAGTTTTTTAATAAATTTGTCTTTGATAGAATCAGCGGCAGTAGGGGCGGGATTAGGCTGGTATTCTCTATCTGCTATAGAACTTTCCAAATATAGTGCAAAACTTGGGACAATAGCTTTTTTAGCAAATGTCTTAAGAGAGATTACATCTATTATCATGATACCACTTATTGCAAAACATATTGGGTATATTGAAACAGTTGCAGCTGCTGGAGCTACTTCTATGGATACTGCACTGCCTGTAATAACTAAAGCAACAAACAGCAGCATATCAGTTATTTCCTTTTTTTCAGGATTAATTTTGACGAGTATAGTTCCGATATTAGTACCATTGATAATTGGTTTGAATTTTTAA
- a CDS encoding LysO family transporter — translation MRILLYLAIISLGAYIGFKELVPKKISGKVSSIQYVCLLFLLFVMGVKIGTNKEILRLFPKLGFTALIISIFSIIFSILGVKVISKYMNVSKEEKRA, via the coding sequence ATGAGAATACTTTTATATTTGGCCATTATATCGCTAGGAGCTTATATAGGATTTAAGGAGCTAGTTCCTAAAAAAATATCTGGCAAAGTAAGTAGTATTCAATATGTTTGTCTTTTGTTTTTGCTTTTTGTTATGGGAGTTAAAATAGGAACAAATAAAGAGATTTTGAGATTATTTCCTAAACTTGGTTTTACTGCGTTAATAATTTCGATATTTTCAATTATTTTTAGCATCTTGGGAGTAAAAGTTATATCAAAATATATGAATGTTTCAAAAGAGGAGAAGAGAGCATGA
- a CDS encoding ribonuclease J, translating to MDQESDIVPKKISKLKIIPLGGLNEIGKNMTVFEYRDDIIVVDCGLSFPEDEMLGIDVVIPDITYLLKNKEKVKGIVLTHGHEDHIGALPYVLNKINVPIYGTKLTLGLVENKLKEHRMINSINLNVVKPGDKITLGKFNIEFIKTSHSIPDAVSLAIDTPVGKVIHTGDFKIDFTPIDGEMINLHRFAELGKEGVLALLADSTNVERTGYTMSERTVGETFENIFSNAKGRIIVATFASNVHRIQQIINAAYRFNRKIAVSGRSMVNVVNVAIDLGYLNIPTGMLIDINDLNRYPDNEIVVITTGSQGEPMSALSRMASSEHKKMEILPGDLVILSSSPIPGNEKTVAKVINLLFEKGANVIYESLADVHVSGHACQEELKLMHSLVKPKFFIPVHGEYRHLRQHATLAESLGMSKENIFVAENGNIIEISKDSASITGSVVSGNILVDGLGVGDVGNIVLRDRKHLSEDGLMVVVVTISKEDGSIMAGPDIISRGFVYVRESEDLMEGARSVVKEALQKCEENSIKEWATLKSAIKETLKGYLYQKTKRRPMILPIIMEV from the coding sequence ATAGTTGTTGATTGTGGGTTAAGTTTTCCGGAAGATGAAATGTTAGGTATTGATGTCGTTATACCCGATATAACATATCTATTGAAAAATAAAGAAAAAGTAAAAGGTATAGTATTAACTCATGGACATGAAGACCACATAGGTGCACTTCCATATGTATTGAATAAAATTAATGTACCTATTTATGGAACAAAATTGACATTAGGGTTAGTTGAAAATAAGTTAAAAGAACATAGAATGATAAATAGTATCAATTTAAATGTTGTGAAACCGGGAGATAAAATTACTTTAGGAAAATTTAATATAGAATTTATTAAAACTAGTCATAGTATTCCCGATGCAGTGAGTTTAGCTATAGATACTCCTGTTGGAAAAGTAATTCATACTGGCGATTTTAAAATAGATTTTACTCCAATTGATGGAGAAATGATAAATTTACATAGATTTGCAGAGCTTGGCAAAGAAGGAGTACTTGCATTGCTTGCAGATAGTACAAATGTTGAAAGAACCGGTTATACTATGTCTGAAAGAACTGTGGGAGAAACTTTTGAAAACATATTTAGCAACGCAAAAGGGAGAATAATAGTAGCTACTTTTGCATCAAATGTTCATAGAATTCAGCAGATAATTAATGCTGCATACAGATTTAATAGAAAGATAGCAGTATCAGGACGAAGTATGGTAAATGTCGTAAATGTGGCAATTGATTTAGGATATTTAAATATACCAACGGGAATGCTTATAGATATTAATGATTTAAATAGGTATCCGGACAATGAGATAGTTGTAATTACAACGGGAAGTCAAGGTGAACCTATGTCGGCACTATCACGTATGGCTTCATCAGAGCATAAAAAAATGGAGATATTACCGGGTGATTTAGTTATACTTTCTTCATCTCCGATTCCGGGGAATGAAAAAACAGTAGCTAAAGTAATAAATTTACTCTTTGAAAAAGGTGCAAATGTTATATATGAATCATTAGCAGATGTTCATGTTTCAGGACATGCATGTCAAGAAGAATTGAAACTAATGCATTCTTTAGTAAAGCCTAAGTTTTTCATTCCAGTACATGGTGAGTATAGACATTTAAGACAGCATGCTACTTTGGCAGAATCACTTGGAATGTCTAAAGAAAATATTTTTGTAGCTGAAAATGGCAATATAATAGAAATATCAAAAGATAGTGCCAGTATTACTGGTTCTGTGGTAAGTGGGAACATATTAGTTGATGGACTGGGAGTTGGAGATGTAGGGAATATAGTACTAAGAGACAGAAAACATCTTTCAGAAGATGGACTAATGGTAGTTGTAGTAACTATATCAAAAGAAGATGGCAGTATAATGGCTGGACCAGATATTATTTCACGTGGTTTTGTATATGTAAGAGAATCTGAGGACCTTATGGAGGGAGCAAGAAGTGTAGTTAAAGAAGCACTTCAGAAATGTGAAGAAAATAGTATAAAAGAATGGGCTACTTTAAAATCAGCTATTAAGGAAACGTTAAAGGGGTATTTATATCAAAAGACAAAGAGGAGACCAATGATTTTACCTATTATAATGGAAGTGTAA